A genomic window from Bradyrhizobium lupini includes:
- a CDS encoding acyl CoA:acetate/3-ketoacid CoA transferase gives MRNKIVDAAEAVAIIRSGDTVASSGFVGVGTPDEIIKALERRFVQTGEPRDLSLVFAAAPGDGADRGLNRLAHPGLIKRLVGGHFGLVPKLARMAVDNHVEAYNLPLGCVSHLFREIAGRKAGLLSKVGLGTFVDPANGGGKLNARTTEELVRMIEIDGEQWLFYKAFPINVAIIRGTTADHNGNISMEKEALTLDNLALATAAKNCKGFVIAQVERIAASGSLNPRHVKIPSVLIDCVVVAQPENHVQTYATGYNGAFSGELRAPADRNVPMALDNRKIIARRCALELPMGGVVNLGIGMPEGVASVAAEEKLFDFVTLTAEPGIIGGIPQGGLDFGASINAESIIDQNQMFDFYDGGGLDLACLGMAQVNGRGDVNVSLFNGRLAGAGGFINISQNARRLIFAGTFTTGGLKTSVVDGQLKILSEGKSSKFIDKVDQITFSGQLAATNRQPVLYVTERCVFRLTPEGLELIEIAPGIDMQRDILALMGFRPIVRAPKSMDVSLFSEALMQLDDRLLNRPLAERLSYDADRNTLFLGLDGYRVHRDADVEVIRASILELFHRVGRRFSAVVNYDSSYIAPDMAEKWFSMAAEVERTCYDHASRYTTSAFMRLKLGDALARRDVAPHIFETSADAHRFVE, from the coding sequence ATGCGCAACAAGATCGTCGACGCCGCCGAGGCGGTTGCCATCATCCGTTCCGGTGACACCGTCGCCTCGTCCGGCTTCGTCGGCGTGGGAACGCCCGATGAAATCATCAAGGCGCTGGAGCGGCGCTTCGTCCAGACCGGAGAGCCGCGGGACCTTTCGCTGGTGTTCGCGGCGGCGCCGGGAGACGGCGCCGATCGCGGCCTCAACCGCCTGGCGCATCCCGGCCTGATCAAACGCCTGGTCGGCGGACATTTCGGCCTGGTTCCGAAGCTCGCCCGGATGGCGGTCGACAATCACGTTGAGGCCTATAACTTGCCGCTCGGATGCGTATCGCATCTGTTTCGCGAAATTGCGGGGCGCAAGGCCGGGCTTCTCTCCAAGGTCGGGCTCGGCACCTTCGTCGATCCGGCCAATGGTGGCGGAAAGCTGAATGCGCGCACCACCGAAGAGCTGGTGCGGATGATCGAAATCGACGGCGAACAATGGCTGTTCTACAAGGCATTTCCCATCAACGTTGCGATCATCAGAGGTACCACCGCCGACCACAACGGCAACATCTCGATGGAAAAAGAGGCGTTGACCCTCGACAATCTGGCGCTGGCAACGGCCGCCAAAAACTGCAAGGGATTCGTCATCGCGCAGGTGGAGCGCATCGCCGCCTCCGGCTCGCTCAATCCGCGTCACGTCAAAATTCCGAGCGTCTTGATCGACTGCGTCGTCGTTGCGCAGCCCGAAAACCATGTCCAGACCTATGCCACTGGTTACAACGGAGCATTTTCGGGCGAATTGCGCGCGCCGGCCGATCGCAATGTTCCGATGGCGCTGGATAACCGCAAGATCATTGCGCGCCGCTGCGCCCTGGAATTGCCGATGGGCGGCGTGGTCAATCTCGGCATCGGCATGCCGGAGGGAGTCGCCTCGGTTGCCGCCGAAGAAAAGCTGTTCGACTTTGTGACGCTGACTGCCGAGCCCGGCATCATCGGCGGCATTCCGCAAGGCGGCCTCGATTTCGGTGCTTCGATCAATGCAGAATCGATCATCGACCAGAACCAGATGTTCGATTTCTACGACGGCGGCGGGCTCGATCTGGCCTGTCTCGGCATGGCTCAGGTCAATGGCCGCGGCGACGTCAACGTCAGCCTGTTCAATGGCCGTCTGGCCGGCGCCGGCGGCTTCATCAACATATCCCAGAATGCGCGCCGGCTGATCTTCGCAGGCACCTTCACCACCGGTGGGCTCAAGACGTCGGTCGTGGATGGTCAGCTCAAGATCCTCAGCGAAGGCAAGTCCTCGAAATTCATCGACAAGGTGGATCAGATCACGTTTTCGGGCCAGCTTGCCGCAACCAACAGGCAGCCCGTTCTCTATGTGACGGAGCGATGCGTGTTCCGCCTCACTCCCGAAGGCCTCGAACTGATCGAGATCGCGCCGGGTATCGATATGCAGCGCGACATTCTCGCGCTCATGGGCTTTCGGCCCATCGTCCGCGCGCCGAAATCCATGGACGTTTCGCTGTTCAGCGAAGCGCTGATGCAGCTCGACGACCGGCTGCTCAATCGGCCGCTGGCGGAGCGGCTGTCGTACGATGCCGATCGCAACACGCTGTTTCTCGGACTTGACGGCTATCGGGTCCATAGAGATGCCGACGTCGAGGTCATCCGGGCGTCGATCCTCGAACTCTTCCATCGTGTCGGACGCCGGTTTTCCGCAGTCGTCAACTACGATTCGTCTTACATCGCTCCCGATATGGCGGAGAAATGGTTTTCAATGGCCGCCGAGGTCGAGCGGACCTGCTACGATCATGCCTCGCGCTACACCACCAGCGCATTCATGCGCCTGAAGCTCGGCGACGCGTTGGCCCGCCGCGACGTCGCGCCACATATCTTCGAAACCTCGGCCGACGCCCACCGGTTTGTCGAATAG
- a CDS encoding alpha/beta fold hydrolase, with product MRPVLCVHGLTRNGRDFDHLAAVLAMAGRQVVCPDLPGRGQSERLHDSSDYALPQYCSDMTVLMAALGATEIDWVGTSLGGLIGMALAALPGSPIRRIVINDIGPYLPWTGLLRLGANLNEAPKSFETIEQAEGYYRRVLAPFGRLEDVHWRHLTTHSVAWSVEGRCFKPLCDANIAQAFRNPWHYSVDLWKYWDAIDVPILVIRGQQSDLLSEGVLMDMMRRNRNVRVHTVADCGHAPALIADEQIEVVTQFLSGHDST from the coding sequence GTGCGGCCGGTGCTCTGCGTCCATGGCTTGACCAGAAACGGCCGGGACTTCGATCACCTCGCCGCAGTTCTCGCAATGGCAGGGCGGCAGGTGGTCTGCCCGGACTTGCCGGGCCGCGGACAAAGCGAACGGCTGCACGACAGCAGCGACTATGCCTTGCCGCAATATTGCAGCGACATGACCGTGTTGATGGCAGCTCTTGGTGCAACGGAGATCGATTGGGTTGGAACGTCGCTGGGCGGCTTGATCGGGATGGCGCTGGCCGCCCTTCCGGGCAGTCCGATCCGTCGCATCGTCATCAACGACATCGGACCCTATCTGCCCTGGACCGGATTGCTTCGTCTCGGTGCCAATCTCAACGAGGCGCCCAAATCGTTTGAGACGATCGAACAGGCCGAAGGCTACTACCGGCGGGTTCTGGCGCCTTTCGGGCGATTGGAGGATGTGCACTGGCGGCATCTGACAACGCATAGCGTGGCCTGGAGCGTGGAGGGGCGCTGCTTCAAGCCGCTGTGCGATGCGAACATCGCTCAGGCCTTTCGAAACCCTTGGCACTACAGCGTCGATCTCTGGAAATACTGGGATGCGATCGATGTCCCCATTCTGGTCATACGCGGGCAGCAATCGGATTTGCTTTCCGAAGGCGTCCTCATGGACATGATGCGGCGCAATCGCAATGTCCGCGTTCACACCGTCGCGGACTGCGGGCATGCGCCGGCCCTGATCGCTGACGAACAGATCGAGGTCGTGACGCAGTTTCTGAGCGGCCACGACTCCACTTAG
- a CDS encoding GNAT family N-acetyltransferase, with protein MGRSVRLKSFELVARDIRDVDVKLLHALSIAVGWPHRPKDWDFLRRAGQGIVAVDGIGRVFGSAMWFPHGREFATIGLVLTSPRTQAQGTGRWLMEQVFERCEDRNLALNSTDAAYHLYLSLGFTKEAVVYQWQGEIVSPLPPTSVLDGELRSASAETLNEIAALDERAFGTSRRELLALLSEGASICVLRRDGKTVGYSMKREFGRGHVIGPIVASNDYDAIHLTAVHLKDLTGRFARVDTREQTGLFADYLQQSRLAISETVTTMSKGRRFLNRKENEPWVYGLAAHALS; from the coding sequence ATGGGACGATCCGTACGCCTGAAGTCCTTCGAATTGGTCGCGCGCGACATTCGAGACGTTGATGTGAAGCTGCTCCACGCGCTCTCGATTGCCGTCGGCTGGCCGCATCGGCCAAAGGACTGGGATTTCCTGCGCCGCGCCGGTCAGGGCATCGTCGCTGTTGACGGCATCGGGCGCGTTTTCGGAAGTGCGATGTGGTTCCCCCACGGACGCGAATTCGCCACCATCGGCCTGGTACTCACATCGCCGCGCACCCAAGCACAAGGTACCGGCCGATGGCTGATGGAACAGGTGTTCGAACGGTGCGAGGATCGGAATCTTGCCCTGAACTCGACCGATGCTGCCTATCATCTTTATCTGTCGCTGGGCTTCACCAAGGAAGCGGTCGTGTATCAGTGGCAGGGAGAGATCGTATCACCCCTTCCACCGACATCAGTTCTGGATGGCGAATTGAGGTCGGCGTCGGCCGAAACTCTCAATGAGATTGCGGCGCTGGATGAGCGCGCATTCGGCACGAGCCGCCGGGAGCTGCTTGCTCTGCTTTCGGAAGGTGCGTCAATCTGTGTACTGCGCCGCGACGGCAAGACCGTCGGCTACTCCATGAAGCGCGAATTCGGGCGTGGTCACGTGATCGGTCCCATTGTCGCCAGCAATGATTATGACGCGATCCATCTCACGGCCGTGCATCTTAAGGATCTCACCGGCCGTTTCGCCCGCGTCGATACCCGGGAGCAGACGGGCCTGTTTGCTGACTATCTTCAGCAGAGCCGCCTCGCGATCAGCGAGACGGTCACAACCATGTCCAAGGGGCGGCGATTCCTCAACCGAAAGGAAAACGAGCCGTGGGTCTACGGATTGGCCGCTCACGCGTTGAGCTGA
- a CDS encoding glyoxylate/hydroxypyruvate reductase A translates to MGFLFNSDAARGEIFRQIFAREFPDLEFYQGRKSIDPEKVRYLLTWNVPDDVSRYRNLEVLFSIGAGVDQFVPEIIPDHVMLVRMVEDGIIRMMQEYVVLGVLALHREMLAYREQQRRGEWQDIVTPQATERRVGFLGVGMMAQAAIDRLKPFGFSLAAWSRSKKVVGGVTCFHGDDQLGSFLSGTDILVCLLPLTEQTRGLLNAKLFSLLPMGARLLHVGRGPQLDQAALIEALDGGRLAAAMLDVTDPEPLPEGHALWAHPKVMITPHIASVTQPHTAAQSVVENIRRHRAGKNPIGLVDRTLGY, encoded by the coding sequence ATGGGGTTTCTTTTCAATTCCGATGCCGCTCGGGGCGAAATTTTCCGCCAGATATTTGCGCGCGAGTTCCCCGATCTGGAATTCTACCAGGGTAGGAAAAGCATCGACCCGGAAAAGGTGCGGTATCTGCTGACCTGGAACGTGCCGGACGACGTCTCGCGTTATCGCAATTTGGAGGTGCTCTTTTCGATCGGTGCCGGAGTCGACCAGTTCGTGCCCGAGATCATACCCGATCATGTGATGCTGGTGCGTATGGTCGAGGATGGCATCATACGCATGATGCAGGAATACGTCGTGCTTGGCGTGCTGGCGCTCCATCGCGAGATGCTCGCATATCGGGAGCAGCAGAGAAGGGGCGAGTGGCAAGATATTGTCACTCCACAGGCGACCGAACGTCGCGTGGGTTTCCTGGGCGTTGGGATGATGGCGCAAGCGGCAATCGATCGCCTCAAGCCCTTTGGATTTTCCCTTGCCGCATGGAGCCGCAGCAAAAAGGTGGTCGGGGGCGTCACCTGCTTTCATGGCGACGATCAGCTGGGCAGTTTCCTGAGTGGAACGGATATTCTCGTCTGTCTTCTGCCCCTGACGGAGCAAACCCGCGGCCTCCTGAACGCAAAACTCTTCTCGCTTTTGCCGATGGGAGCGCGACTGCTGCATGTCGGCCGCGGCCCGCAGCTCGATCAGGCCGCACTCATCGAGGCGCTCGACGGCGGCCGCCTTGCAGCAGCTATGCTCGATGTCACTGACCCCGAGCCGCTGCCGGAAGGCCATGCGCTCTGGGCACATCCGAAGGTCATGATAACGCCGCACATCGCATCCGTGACGCAACCGCATACGGCGGCACAATCCGTCGTAGAAAACATCAGGCGCCACCGCGCGGGAAAAAATCCGATCGGGCTTGTTGATCGAACACTCGGCTATTAA
- a CDS encoding cupin domain-containing protein, translating to MSLLITIDTNPDFAPKNTLPAPERLISGNPSFKTWAQDASKAEKVLTGVWEATPGETHSIKGTTYEFCHIISGLIEIEEKGGETRTYRGGDSFVMKPGFVGVWRTIETVRKIYVSAYD from the coding sequence ATGTCACTTCTGATTACTATCGATACCAATCCGGACTTCGCACCAAAGAACACCTTGCCTGCTCCGGAACGACTCATTTCGGGCAATCCATCCTTCAAGACCTGGGCGCAGGACGCCTCCAAAGCCGAGAAGGTGCTGACCGGCGTCTGGGAAGCAACGCCCGGCGAGACCCATTCCATCAAAGGCACCACTTACGAGTTCTGCCACATCATCTCGGGTCTCATCGAAATTGAGGAAAAGGGTGGTGAGACCAGGACTTACCGCGGCGGCGACAGCTTCGTGATGAAACCGGGCTTTGTCGGCGTCTGGCGCACGATCGAGACCGTGCGAAAGATCTACGTCAGCGCTTATGACTGA
- a CDS encoding NAD-dependent succinate-semialdehyde dehydrogenase, which yields MIALKDKDLFRQQGLIGGNWRDASAKATVNVIDPASQNVLGTIPHMGRNETAAAINAAADAFKAWKKTTHAKRAALLERWYELMRQHEQDLALLLTLEQGKPLAESLGEIRYGASFVKWFAEETRRINGSTIPSPTADRRILVLKEPVGVCGIITPWNFPNAMITRKVAPALAAGCTVVIKPSEFTPFSALAIGVLAQRAGIPAGVINIVTGMPAEIGQELMTNETVRKISFTGSTRVGALLMKGAAANIKKLSLELGGNAPFIVFDDADVDRAVEGAIASKFRNGGQTCVCSNRILVQSGVYDAFAKRLASRVAKMKVGAGTEEGVEIGPMINGAAIEKIKRHVTDALDKGAKIISQSERMPEGRQYARPVVLGEATTDMLLASEETFGPVAPLFRFETEDEAIAIANGTPFGLAAYFYTENLKRSWRVAEALEFGMVGLNTGLISTEVAPFGGVKQSGLGREGSQLGIDEYLEIKTLHVGGLE from the coding sequence ATGATTGCATTGAAGGACAAGGATCTGTTTCGCCAGCAAGGGCTGATCGGCGGCAATTGGCGAGATGCGAGCGCGAAAGCCACTGTCAATGTCATTGATCCTGCCAGCCAGAACGTCCTTGGTACCATCCCCCATATGGGGCGTAACGAGACTGCGGCTGCAATCAACGCTGCGGCTGATGCGTTCAAAGCTTGGAAGAAGACTACTCATGCAAAACGCGCGGCACTTTTGGAGCGTTGGTATGAGCTGATGCGGCAGCATGAGCAGGATCTGGCGCTCTTGCTGACTCTGGAACAGGGCAAGCCGCTTGCTGAATCGCTCGGAGAAATCCGCTATGGGGCATCCTTCGTAAAATGGTTTGCGGAAGAGACACGCCGGATCAACGGATCGACCATCCCTTCACCCACTGCCGATCGCCGCATTCTGGTGCTGAAAGAGCCGGTAGGCGTCTGCGGGATCATCACCCCCTGGAACTTTCCTAACGCCATGATCACGCGCAAGGTGGCACCTGCGCTTGCTGCGGGCTGCACCGTGGTCATTAAGCCATCTGAATTTACGCCATTTTCGGCGCTCGCGATCGGCGTTCTGGCGCAGCGGGCAGGGATCCCGGCGGGCGTCATTAATATCGTGACGGGCATGCCCGCGGAAATCGGCCAAGAACTGATGACCAATGAAACTGTCCGTAAGATCTCGTTTACCGGGTCGACTCGCGTCGGCGCATTGCTGATGAAGGGCGCCGCCGCCAACATCAAGAAGCTCAGCCTCGAGCTCGGCGGCAACGCGCCGTTCATCGTCTTTGATGATGCCGATGTTGACCGGGCCGTCGAGGGCGCGATTGCGTCGAAGTTTCGTAATGGCGGACAGACCTGCGTTTGCTCCAATCGCATTCTGGTGCAATCCGGCGTTTACGATGCCTTTGCGAAAAGGCTCGCCAGCCGGGTCGCAAAAATGAAGGTCGGTGCCGGCACCGAAGAAGGTGTCGAAATCGGACCAATGATCAATGGCGCGGCGATAGAAAAGATCAAGCGGCACGTCACAGACGCCCTGGACAAAGGCGCGAAGATCATCTCGCAGAGCGAACGTATGCCGGAAGGTCGGCAGTATGCGCGCCCCGTCGTGCTCGGTGAGGCAACGACTGACATGCTCTTGGCCTCAGAAGAGACGTTCGGACCAGTCGCGCCGCTTTTCCGCTTCGAGACGGAGGACGAAGCGATCGCGATCGCGAACGGCACGCCCTTCGGCCTTGCCGCCTACTTCTACACTGAAAACCTCAAGCGCTCGTGGCGCGTTGCCGAGGCGCTGGAATTCGGCATGGTGGGCCTGAACACCGGCCTGATCTCGACCGAGGTCGCGCCGTTCGGCGGTGTAAAGCAGTCCGGGCTGGGGCGCGAAGGATCCCAGCTCGGGATAGATGAATATCTTGAGATCAAAACGCTTCATGTCGGCGGATTGGAATAA
- a CDS encoding haloacid dehalogenase type II, whose translation MTEFRPKYITFDCYGTLTNFDMAGAARRVYGSQLSATTMASFIKDFAAYRLDEVLGAWKPYFEVVHNSVERACKRNGVVFRPEDAQRINQEIHTWGPHPDVPAGLAKVAREIPLVILSNSMKNLIMSNVEKLGAPFHTVITAEETGAYKPHMKGFEYMLDKLGCGPEDITHVSSSFRYDLMTAYDLGIKSKVWVNRGHEPANPFYEYSEVADIGGLAAAVGLEPLRRSA comes from the coding sequence ATGACCGAGTTCCGACCGAAATATATCACTTTCGATTGCTACGGCACGCTGACGAATTTCGACATGGCCGGTGCGGCAAGGCGAGTCTACGGCTCCCAGCTTTCTGCCACGACGATGGCAAGTTTCATCAAGGATTTCGCCGCCTATCGCCTGGACGAAGTTCTTGGCGCGTGGAAGCCATACTTCGAGGTCGTGCATAATTCGGTAGAGCGCGCGTGCAAGCGCAACGGTGTCGTATTTCGGCCGGAGGATGCCCAGCGCATCAATCAAGAGATCCACACTTGGGGTCCACACCCCGACGTCCCGGCGGGTCTGGCCAAAGTTGCCAGGGAGATTCCGCTGGTCATCCTGTCGAATTCCATGAAGAACCTCATCATGTCGAACGTCGAGAAGCTCGGCGCGCCCTTCCACACGGTCATCACGGCCGAGGAAACCGGCGCCTACAAGCCGCACATGAAAGGCTTTGAATACATGCTGGACAAGCTTGGCTGCGGTCCGGAAGATATCACCCACGTCTCATCCTCCTTCCGCTACGACCTGATGACAGCCTACGACCTGGGCATCAAGAGCAAGGTGTGGGTGAACCGCGGTCATGAGCCCGCGAATCCCTTCTATGAATACAGTGAGGTCGCTGACATCGGCGGGCTCGCCGCCGCAGTCGGCTTGGAGCCCCTTCGAAGAAGTGCGTGA
- a CDS encoding Lrp/AsnC family transcriptional regulator, which produces MKLDKIDIRILCELQKNGRTSNVELAELINLSPSPCLMRVKRLQTEGFITGYSAQIDVSKLGQTLTVFAEITLKNHRQIDFARFLTTIEKIDSVVECHLVSGGYDYLVKFITAGISEYQALMERLVEMDIGIDKYFSFVVLKSPIVKSHLPLESIFNS; this is translated from the coding sequence ATGAAGCTCGATAAGATCGACATCAGGATTTTATGCGAACTGCAGAAGAACGGGCGGACTTCCAACGTCGAGCTCGCAGAGCTGATAAACCTTTCCCCGAGCCCGTGCCTGATGCGCGTCAAGAGGCTCCAGACGGAGGGCTTCATCACCGGCTATTCCGCCCAGATCGACGTCTCCAAGCTCGGACAAACTCTGACTGTGTTCGCCGAGATCACGCTCAAAAATCATCGCCAGATCGATTTCGCGCGCTTTCTCACGACCATCGAAAAGATAGATTCGGTCGTCGAATGTCATCTGGTTTCGGGCGGATATGACTACCTGGTGAAGTTTATCACAGCGGGAATCAGCGAATATCAAGCGCTGATGGAACGTCTCGTCGAGATGGATATCGGAATCGACAAATACTTCAGTTTTGTCGTGCTGAAGTCTCCGATCGTGAAATCCCATCTGCCTCTCGAAAGCATATTCAATAGCTGA
- a CDS encoding FAD-binding oxidoreductase — translation MSAPLIHIESSPSLPQEADVVVIGGGVVGVFTAYYLARRGVKVALLEKGRVAAEQSSRNWGWCRQQNRDARELPIATKSLDLWERVAQETGEDTGFRRCGLLYLSNDENELTCWAKWRDFAKTVGVTTHMLSTNEASERGKATGRKWKGGVSSPTDGTADPSKAVPVVARAMMTAGGTVHQHCAARGIELRAGRVNGVVTEMGTIRTNTVVMAGGAWASSFCNQLGIRFPQASVRQSILAVAPGAAGLPDALHTAVVSLTRRSSGGYTLAISGRARVDPTPQQFRFAREFVPMFARRWRSLAPGAFEGMRQGHESLAKWALDETTPMELNRTLNPRPDMRQIRLTHKRACELLPELRRVAISNVWAGYIDSTPDGVPAIGEVGAIPGFILAAGFSGHGFGIGPGAGHLIADIITGTAPIVDPRPYRPERLKTGAWGKVAEF, via the coding sequence ATGAGTGCGCCGCTCATCCATATTGAATCAAGCCCGTCTCTGCCTCAAGAGGCTGACGTCGTCGTCATTGGCGGCGGCGTGGTGGGCGTGTTCACGGCTTACTATCTCGCCCGCCGCGGCGTTAAGGTCGCCTTGCTAGAGAAGGGGCGTGTCGCCGCCGAGCAGTCCAGTCGCAATTGGGGATGGTGCCGTCAACAGAATCGCGACGCACGCGAGCTACCGATCGCCACCAAGAGTCTCGATCTTTGGGAGAGAGTAGCACAGGAGACCGGGGAAGACACGGGCTTCCGCCGCTGCGGGCTTCTCTATCTGTCGAATGACGAGAATGAGCTGACCTGCTGGGCGAAATGGCGCGATTTTGCAAAGACGGTCGGCGTTACGACACACATGTTGAGCACGAACGAAGCTAGCGAGAGAGGCAAAGCGACGGGCCGCAAATGGAAAGGCGGCGTCTCCTCTCCAACCGACGGAACGGCAGACCCTTCGAAGGCTGTGCCCGTGGTCGCGCGTGCGATGATGACGGCGGGCGGCACGGTGCACCAGCACTGCGCCGCTCGCGGCATAGAGCTCCGTGCCGGCCGGGTGAACGGCGTAGTGACCGAAATGGGCACAATCCGGACCAACACGGTGGTCATGGCAGGAGGGGCCTGGGCCTCTTCGTTCTGCAACCAGCTCGGCATTCGCTTCCCACAGGCGTCCGTGCGCCAGTCCATTCTCGCCGTGGCTCCTGGCGCGGCGGGTCTGCCCGACGCCCTGCACACTGCAGTCGTGTCGCTCACGCGGCGTAGCAGCGGCGGGTACACGCTGGCGATAAGCGGGCGCGCGCGAGTCGATCCAACGCCGCAGCAATTCAGGTTCGCCCGCGAATTCGTGCCGATGTTTGCTCGCCGCTGGCGCAGTCTCGCCCCTGGAGCATTCGAGGGCATGCGCCAAGGTCATGAATCCTTGGCGAAGTGGGCGCTCGATGAGACGACCCCGATGGAGCTGAACCGGACACTTAATCCCCGTCCCGACATGCGGCAGATTCGGCTGACACATAAAAGAGCTTGCGAATTGCTGCCTGAACTCCGTCGCGTCGCAATCTCCAATGTCTGGGCCGGCTATATTGACAGCACACCGGATGGCGTTCCCGCCATCGGTGAGGTGGGGGCGATTCCGGGCTTTATCCTTGCGGCCGGGTTCAGCGGACACGGTTTCGGGATTGGTCCCGGCGCAGGGCACCTGATCGCGGACATCATTACTGGTACTGCACCGATCGTCGACCCGCGTCCATACAGGCCGGAGCGGCTGAAAACGGGTGCCTGGGGCAAGGTCGCCGAGTTCTGA
- a CDS encoding ABC transporter ATP-binding protein, producing the protein MASASQAVASEDVALSVRDLTVSLPAGMERAHAVENVSFDLKRGQILCIIGESGSGKSVTANAIMGLLPKAIRVASGSIDLNGTDIVAISPDKLRNLRGRVVSMIFQDPLSALNPLMTVGAQIEEVMAAHDVGTAKSRRSRAIDLLVEVGLPDPQLMYHQYPFRLSGGQRQRVMIAMALALEPAILIADEPTTALDVTTQAQILKLIRDIQRRKGMSVMFITHDFGVVAEIADSVVVMEKGHCVEQGSAEQVLKSPSHLYTRRLIAAVPHLTGKDRNPLEAAGRASILKVECLVKTYRSGSALFRTQRIVPAVNGVSFDLTQGRTLGVVGESGSGKSSLGRLLIKLMESDGGSIFFEGRDVARLTEAEFRPLRPKIQMIFQDPFASLNPRSTVGQILTVGPVAHGVPHREAGERARELLSHVGLDSGAFDRYPHEFSGGQRQRVGIARALMFKPQLLIADEAVSALDVSIQAQILKLLDQIQRETGVSMIFITHDLRVASQICDEIAVMHRGQIIERGPPSQIFLDPKSAYTRELVAAIPGEQPRGARALAGVNEYRRDTAKNEERS; encoded by the coding sequence ATGGCCTCTGCCTCTCAGGCTGTAGCTTCGGAAGATGTGGCACTCTCGGTGCGCGACCTGACCGTGAGCCTGCCGGCCGGGATGGAGCGGGCTCACGCCGTCGAGAACGTCTCCTTTGATCTGAAGCGGGGTCAGATACTGTGCATCATTGGAGAGTCCGGATCGGGCAAGTCGGTCACAGCCAATGCGATCATGGGGCTTCTGCCCAAGGCGATACGTGTTGCCTCGGGTTCGATCGACCTGAATGGGACCGACATCGTAGCCATCTCGCCCGATAAGCTCCGCAACCTTCGCGGCCGCGTCGTCTCGATGATCTTTCAAGATCCGCTCTCAGCGCTCAATCCGCTGATGACCGTGGGCGCGCAGATCGAGGAAGTGATGGCAGCGCACGACGTTGGGACCGCGAAATCCCGTCGCAGCCGCGCCATAGACTTGTTGGTTGAGGTCGGCCTTCCCGATCCGCAACTCATGTATCACCAGTATCCATTCCGGCTTTCGGGCGGGCAACGGCAGCGGGTGATGATCGCCATGGCTCTGGCTCTTGAGCCCGCGATCCTGATTGCCGACGAGCCGACGACCGCCCTCGACGTGACGACGCAGGCGCAGATCCTCAAACTGATCCGCGACATTCAGCGCCGCAAGGGAATGAGCGTGATGTTTATCACCCATGACTTTGGAGTCGTGGCGGAGATTGCCGATTCCGTTGTGGTGATGGAGAAGGGTCATTGCGTGGAGCAAGGCAGTGCCGAGCAGGTGCTCAAGTCGCCCAGTCACCTCTATACGCGCCGCCTGATCGCGGCCGTGCCGCACCTGACCGGCAAGGACCGCAATCCCTTGGAAGCCGCCGGCAGGGCGTCAATCCTGAAGGTCGAGTGTCTGGTCAAGACCTATCGTAGCGGCAGTGCGCTTTTCCGTACGCAGCGCATCGTGCCTGCGGTCAATGGTGTCTCGTTCGATCTCACGCAGGGCCGCACGCTAGGCGTTGTCGGAGAAAGCGGTTCGGGCAAATCGTCGCTCGGGCGGCTGCTGATCAAGCTCATGGAGAGCGACGGTGGCTCGATTTTCTTCGAAGGCCGCGACGTCGCCCGGCTTACCGAGGCCGAGTTTAGGCCGCTAAGGCCAAAAATCCAGATGATCTTCCAGGATCCTTTTGCGTCGCTCAACCCGCGCTCGACGGTCGGGCAAATTCTCACAGTCGGGCCGGTCGCGCATGGCGTGCCGCACAGAGAGGCTGGTGAGCGGGCGCGGGAGCTTCTGTCCCATGTCGGCCTGGATTCAGGCGCCTTCGACCGCTATCCGCACGAATTTTCCGGCGGTCAGCGCCAGCGCGTCGGCATCGCCCGTGCGCTGATGTTCAAACCACAACTGCTGATCGCCGACGAAGCCGTCTCCGCGCTTGATGTCTCGATCCAGGCCCAAATCCTGAAGCTGCTGGATCAGATTCAGCGGGAGACCGGCGTCTCGATGATCTTCATCACGCATGATTTGCGCGTTGCCAGCCAGATTTGCGATGAGATCGCCGTCATGCATCGAGGACAGATCATCGAACGCGGACCGCCGTCGCAGATCTTCCTGGACCCGAAATCCGCCTACACGCGCGAGCTCGTCGCTGCCATCCCCGGCGAGCAGCCAAGGGGCGCTCGCGCGCTCGCGGGAGTCAATGAATACCGGCGGGACACAGCCAAGAACGAGGAGAGGTCATGA